The nucleotide sequence GGACTGCTGGGTGTAACCCGGAGTCGCTCCAACCACGTCAGGCAGGATCCAGATCTGGAACAGTTGAAGGTCTTCGGTCTCGGACGGATTGTATTCGCTGTGGCGCATGCCGGTTCCGGCGTGCATCGTTTGAATTTCTCCGGCCTTGATCTGACCGACGTTGCCCAGACTGTCCCGGTGCTCCACAGCGCCTTTCAATACGTAAGTGATGATCTCCATATCACGGTGCGGATGCGCTGGGAATCCGGAGGATTTTGCAATCCAGTCCTGATTGATCACACGCAAGTCCCGGTAACCCATGAACTTTGGATCGTAGTAGTCGGCGAAAGAAAATGTGTGCATGGATTTCAGCCAGCCACCGAACTCTGCATAGCCTCTTTCCTCGGATTTGCGTTGATACATCATAATGACCTC is from Bdellovibrio bacteriovorus str. Tiberius and encodes:
- a CDS encoding pirin family protein, producing the protein MMYQRKSEERGYAEFGGWLKSMHTFSFADYYDPKFMGYRDLRVINQDWIAKSSGFPAHPHRDMEIITYVLKGAVEHRDSLGNVGQIKAGEIQTMHAGTGMRHSEYNPSETEDLQLFQIWILPDVVGATPGYTQQSFTREQKLNQFKLIVSKDGREGSQKINQDADLYASVFTEGYEQEFALRSKRGAWLQLADGELEVNGQILKSGDALVVEEENLKIKALKETEFLLFDLR